Below is a genomic region from Methanobrevibacter boviskoreani JH1.
CAGAATTTTATTCGATAAATTAGGTGTTGAACTTAAAGATATGGAAGGTGCTTCCTGTTGTCCTGCTCCTGGTGTATTTGGTTCTTTCGATCAAAAAACTTGGATGACTATTGCAGCACGTAACATTGCTATTGCTGAAGAAATGGGAGACGACATTGTAACTGAATGTAATGGATGTTTCGGTTCTTTATTTGAAGCAAATGAAATGTTAAAAGATAATGCTGATAAAAAAGACGAAGTTAACGCTATCTTAGCACAAACTGGAGACCACCAATTCCAAGGTTCAGTAAATGTAAGACACTTTGCAGAAGTATTATACAATGATGTTGGTTTAGATAAAATTGCAGAATTATTTGAAAAACCTTTAGATTTAAATGTTGCTGTACATTACGGTTGCCACTTCTTAAAACCATCTGCAGAAAAACAAATTGACGATTCCGAAAATCCTAGTATTTTAGATGAATTAGTTGAAATTACCGGTGCAAAATCTGTTGATTATCAAGATAAACAAATGTGCTGTGGTGCTGGTGGAGGATTAAGGGCTAGAGATAAATCTGTAGCTACCAGTTTCACTAAAGAAAAACTTGATAATATGACTAAAGCAGGTGTTGACTGTATTGTAGATGTTTGCCCATTCTGTCACTTACAATTTGATGTAGGTCAAAATGAAGTAAATGAACAATATGGTACCGATTATCATATACCTGTTTTACACTTAGCTCAATTATACGGTTTAGCTATGGGATTAAATGCAGACGAATTAACTTTCTCTGCTCAACAACAAAGCGCTGAACCTATTCTTAAAAAATTAGGTATGTAAATTTAGAGATTTTTCTCTATTTTTTCTTTTTTTAATTTTTACTTGTTTTCTAACAGGTCCTCTTTATTTTATTAATGACTATATTATTTTTGAATTTTTAATTGTCTTATTTTTTTAAATATTTTTCTCTTTAAACAATAAGTTTATAAACTTCAATACTAAATAAAAATTAAGATTAGTTAAAATGTTTCAAAACATTTTTTGTTATTTTACAAAAATTTTTTATACTACTTTATTTAAATAATATTTAGTAT
It encodes:
- the hdrB gene encoding CoB--CoM heterodisulfide reductase subunit B, with amino-acid sequence MEIAYFLGCIVNNRYPGVEKATRILFDKLGVELKDMEGASCCPAPGVFGSFDQKTWMTIAARNIAIAEEMGDDIVTECNGCFGSLFEANEMLKDNADKKDEVNAILAQTGDHQFQGSVNVRHFAEVLYNDVGLDKIAELFEKPLDLNVAVHYGCHFLKPSAEKQIDDSENPSILDELVEITGAKSVDYQDKQMCCGAGGGLRARDKSVATSFTKEKLDNMTKAGVDCIVDVCPFCHLQFDVGQNEVNEQYGTDYHIPVLHLAQLYGLAMGLNADELTFSAQQQSAEPILKKLGM